A stretch of the Polaribacter pacificus genome encodes the following:
- a CDS encoding ParA family protein, with protein sequence MGKIIAIANQKGGVGKTTTSVNLAASLGVLEKKVLLIDADPQANASSGLGIDVDQVEIGTYQVLEHTANAREAIQKTSSPNVDIMPAHIDLVAIEIELVDKEQREYMLQKALVDLKNEYDYILIDCAPSLGLITLNSLVAADSVIIPIQCEYFALEGLGKLLNTIKSIQKIHNPDLDIEGLLLTMFDSRLRLSNQVVEEVRKHFSSMVFDTIIRRNTRLGEAPSYGESIIAYDATSKGAVNYLNLANEILKKNA encoded by the coding sequence ATGGGTAAAATCATCGCAATTGCAAATCAAAAAGGAGGTGTTGGTAAAACAACTACGTCTGTAAACTTAGCAGCTTCTTTAGGTGTTTTGGAGAAAAAAGTCTTACTAATTGACGCTGACCCTCAAGCCAACGCCTCTTCGGGGTTAGGTATTGATGTAGATCAGGTAGAAATTGGTACCTATCAAGTATTAGAACATACTGCAAATGCTAGGGAGGCTATCCAAAAAACCAGTTCACCCAATGTAGATATTATGCCTGCTCATATAGATCTGGTAGCCATTGAAATTGAATTGGTAGATAAAGAACAACGTGAGTACATGCTTCAAAAAGCCTTAGTTGATCTTAAAAATGAATATGATTATATCTTAATTGATTGCGCACCTTCATTGGGTCTAATCACATTAAACTCATTGGTTGCTGCAGATTCAGTAATCATTCCAATACAGTGTGAGTATTTTGCCCTAGAAGGTTTGGGTAAATTATTAAATACCATTAAGAGTATTCAAAAAATCCACAACCCAGATCTAGATATAGAAGGTCTATTGCTAACTATGTTTGATTCTAGATTAAGACTTTCTAATCAGGTAGTAGAAGAAGTAAGAAAGCATTTTAGCTCAATGGTTTTTGACACCATTATCAGAAGAAATACCCGCTTAGGAGAAGCACCTAGTTACGGTGAAAGTATTATTGCCTACGATGCCACAAGCAAAGGGGCCGTAAACTACTTAAACTTGGCTAATGAAATTTTAAAGAAAAACGCGTAA
- a CDS encoding ParB/RepB/Spo0J family partition protein, whose translation MAKATKKQALGRGLSALLKENAADITSATDKNADQLVGNILEIDLSKIEVNPFQPRTYFDEDALQELANSIKELGVIQPITVRKGTGNTFQLVSGERRFRASKLIGNETIPAYIRLANDQEMLEMALVENIQRKNLDPIEVALSYQRLLDEIQLTQEELSVRVGKKRSTVTNYVRLLKLDPIIQTGMRDGFISMGHGRALINVENTDSQLDIYSKIVKNKLSVRQTEELVKNLKDSKAKPKKQKKTPSYIKESVDQLSAFFGHKIDITVNSKGKGKLSIPFHSEEDFKRIKDLLS comes from the coding sequence ATGGCAAAAGCAACAAAAAAACAAGCGTTGGGTAGAGGATTGTCTGCTTTATTAAAAGAAAACGCTGCAGATATTACTTCTGCTACAGATAAAAACGCCGATCAGTTGGTAGGAAACATCCTCGAGATTGACCTAAGTAAAATCGAAGTAAATCCATTTCAGCCAAGAACCTATTTTGATGAAGACGCCTTACAAGAATTGGCTAACTCTATTAAAGAACTTGGTGTAATCCAACCCATTACCGTTAGAAAAGGAACAGGGAACACTTTTCAATTGGTTTCTGGAGAGCGAAGATTTAGAGCTTCTAAATTAATTGGCAATGAAACCATTCCTGCGTACATAAGATTGGCCAATGATCAAGAAATGCTTGAGATGGCTTTGGTAGAAAACATCCAACGTAAAAACCTTGACCCTATTGAAGTTGCCTTATCTTATCAGCGCTTGTTAGATGAAATTCAACTAACTCAAGAAGAACTAAGTGTTCGAGTAGGTAAAAAAAGATCAACTGTAACAAATTATGTTCGCTTATTAAAACTAGACCCGATTATTCAAACTGGAATGCGTGATGGTTTTATTTCGATGGGACACGGAAGAGCTTTAATCAACGTTGAAAACACAGATAGCCAACTAGACATTTACAGTAAGATTGTCAAAAATAAATTATCAGTTCGTCAAACAGAAGAGCTTGTTAAAAATTTAAAAGACAGCAAGGCTAAACCTAAAAAACAAAAAAAGACTCCTAGCTACATTAAAGAAAGTGTAGACCAACTAAGTGCTTTTTTTGGACACAAAATTGACATTACAGTAAATTCAAAAGGAAAAGGAAAACTGAGTATTCCTTTTCATTCTGAAGAAGATTTTAAAAGAATAAAAGACTTATTAAGCTAG
- a CDS encoding DUF5683 domain-containing protein: protein MSFRYKITICICVFTSFCSFAQKDTVQTQASKTNEKIIIVEEYKPLAPAKAAFYSAVLPGLGQIYNKKYWKAPVVWAAMSTSIYLYIDNNKEFDRYRTAFKLREAGLKDEFTNDDGSVLISRNGLINAQKTLRQNRDLSLLTTAVFYVLQIIEASVNAHLLQFNTNDNLTFQPMIQQHPMNFDAPKFGLSFKYSF from the coding sequence GTGAGCTTTCGCTATAAAATAACAATATGTATCTGTGTCTTTACTTCGTTTTGTAGTTTTGCACAGAAGGATACTGTCCAAACTCAAGCCTCTAAAACCAACGAGAAAATAATCATTGTAGAAGAATACAAGCCCTTAGCACCTGCAAAAGCAGCGTTCTACTCGGCAGTACTACCTGGTTTAGGTCAAATTTACAACAAAAAGTATTGGAAGGCTCCAGTAGTCTGGGCTGCCATGTCAACCAGTATCTATTTGTATATAGACAACAACAAAGAGTTTGATCGCTACAGAACAGCTTTCAAATTGAGGGAAGCAGGCCTTAAAGATGAATTTACCAATGATGATGGCAGTGTATTGATCTCTAGAAACGGACTTATCAATGCACAAAAAACGCTAAGACAAAATAGAGACTTGTCTTTATTGACCACGGCTGTCTTTTATGTCTTACAAATTATAGAGGCCAGCGTTAATGCACACCTATTACAATTTAACACCAACGACAACCTAACATTTCAACCAATGATTCAACAGCATCCAATGAATTTTGATGCTCCAAAATTTGGTTTGTCATTTAAATATTCCTTTTAA
- the dapB gene encoding 4-hydroxy-tetrahydrodipicolinate reductase produces the protein MKIALLGYGRMGKEIEQIALKRGHQIVIKTSDQEGYDISNADVAIDFSVPSAAVSNISNCINHQVPVISGTTGWLEQYDQVVSLCNQKKGAFIYASNFSLGVNIFFELNKQLAKMMNTIEDYSLSIEEIHHTQKLDAPSGTAISLAEGIIANSAKKKWELDASNSDEIIPISAKRIPEVPGTHTICYESDVDQIEIKHTAHNRKGFALGAVVAAEWLVGKTGVYTMKDVLNLG, from the coding sequence ATGAAAATCGCACTATTAGGCTACGGAAGAATGGGCAAGGAGATTGAACAAATTGCGCTTAAAAGAGGCCATCAAATTGTGATTAAAACCTCTGATCAAGAGGGTTACGATATTAGCAATGCAGATGTGGCTATTGATTTTAGTGTACCATCAGCAGCAGTTTCTAATATTAGCAACTGTATTAACCATCAAGTACCGGTAATCTCCGGCACTACAGGCTGGTTAGAACAATACGATCAAGTAGTTTCGCTTTGCAATCAAAAGAAAGGAGCATTTATTTATGCATCCAATTTTAGTTTGGGTGTTAACATCTTTTTTGAGCTAAACAAACAATTGGCAAAAATGATGAATACCATAGAGGATTACTCTTTGAGCATAGAAGAAATTCACCACACTCAAAAACTAGATGCTCCTAGCGGAACAGCCATTAGTTTAGCAGAAGGCATTATAGCCAATTCTGCTAAAAAGAAATGGGAACTTGATGCATCAAATTCTGATGAAATCATTCCGATTAGCGCCAAAAGAATCCCAGAAGTACCTGGTACACATACCATATGCTATGAATCTGATGTGGATCAAATAGAAATAAAACACACCGCCCATAACCGCAAAGGCTTTGCACTTGGTGCAGTTGTGGCCGCAGAATGGCTGGTTGGAAAAACAGGAGTTTACACCATGAAAGACGTGTTAAACTTAGGTTAA
- the lepB gene encoding signal peptidase I: MTFTEWLIVFLVIQLVHFLATWKIYIKAGRKAWEAAVPVYNAIVLMQIINRPKWWVILLFIPVVNLLMFPIIWIETCRSFGHNKSHDTYLAVISLGFYLFYLNYATDLNYIENRSLQPKTSLGEWVSSIAFAIIAATLVHTYFMQPYTIPTSSLEKTLYVGDFLFVSKFHYGARVPMSVVSAPMVHDTLPILGKSYLSNSKDKESWLNKLTLPYMRVPGIQKIKRNDIVVFSWPNDTTSTMYNDRSKKFTYKPIDKRTNYVKRTVAIPGDSLEIRDGYVYINGKKTVLPDRAKTQYYFTVETEGKSFSAGALKRYNIREGKIINGKYLLNLTDEEAALIAKNPIVKSVTKMIEPNGIYNEEVFPHNPQYKWNQDNFGPIYIPKKEVTVDLNAKSMPFYKDIIERYEHNNLSIVGDNYFINGKKANSYTFKQDYYWMMGDNRQNSLDARFWGYVPFDHVVGKPVFIWLSWDPNAPDFMSKLKSIRWDRMFTTVGGSGEPVSYFNYFLIALLGYFGFSYYRSKRKKSDS; encoded by the coding sequence ATGACTTTTACAGAATGGTTAATCGTTTTTTTAGTGATCCAACTGGTCCATTTTTTGGCCACTTGGAAAATCTATATTAAGGCAGGAAGAAAAGCTTGGGAAGCGGCTGTACCTGTTTATAATGCCATTGTTTTAATGCAAATTATCAACCGACCAAAATGGTGGGTTATTTTATTGTTTATCCCTGTTGTAAACCTACTAATGTTCCCAATAATTTGGATAGAGACCTGTAGAAGTTTTGGACATAATAAAAGCCATGATACGTATCTAGCAGTTATTTCTTTAGGGTTTTACCTGTTTTATTTAAATTATGCAACAGACCTAAACTATATAGAAAACAGAAGCCTACAGCCTAAAACGTCTCTTGGAGAGTGGGTAAGTTCTATCGCCTTTGCTATTATTGCAGCAACCTTGGTACATACCTATTTTATGCAGCCTTATACCATTCCAACTTCTTCTTTAGAAAAAACCTTGTACGTAGGAGACTTTCTATTTGTAAGCAAGTTTCATTATGGTGCACGGGTACCCATGAGCGTAGTATCGGCACCGATGGTACATGACACCTTACCAATTTTAGGCAAATCATACCTTTCTAATTCTAAAGACAAAGAGTCCTGGTTAAACAAGCTAACCTTGCCTTATATGCGTGTCCCAGGCATTCAAAAAATAAAGAGAAATGATATTGTGGTTTTTAGTTGGCCAAATGACACCACCAGCACTATGTACAATGACCGGTCAAAAAAGTTCACTTACAAACCTATAGACAAAAGAACCAATTATGTAAAACGTACTGTGGCCATCCCAGGAGACTCCCTAGAAATTAGAGATGGTTATGTCTATATTAACGGAAAGAAAACAGTCTTACCAGATCGTGCAAAAACCCAATACTATTTTACTGTAGAAACCGAAGGTAAATCGTTTAGTGCAGGTGCTTTAAAAAGATACAACATTAGAGAAGGTAAAATTATTAATGGAAAATATCTATTAAATTTAACCGATGAAGAGGCCGCTTTGATTGCAAAAAATCCAATTGTTAAGAGCGTCACAAAAATGATAGAGCCTAACGGCATCTACAATGAAGAAGTTTTCCCTCACAATCCACAATACAAATGGAACCAAGACAATTTTGGACCAATATATATCCCTAAAAAAGAAGTAACGGTTGATTTAAATGCCAAATCCATGCCTTTTTACAAAGACATAATTGAGCGTTATGAACACAATAATTTATCTATTGTTGGGGACAACTATTTTATCAATGGTAAAAAAGCCAATAGCTACACCTTTAAACAGGATTATTACTGGATGATGGGAGACAACAGACAAAACTCTTTAGATGCTCGTTTCTGGGGATATGTCCCTTTTGATCATGTGGTAGGAAAGCCTGTTTTTATTTGGCTAAGTTGGGATCCAAATGCCCCTGATTTTATGTCTAAATTAAAATCAATTCGTTGGGACAGAATGTTTACCACTGTTGGTGGAAGTGGAGAACCAGTATCATATTTTAATTATTTTCTAATTGCACTGCTTGGTTATTTTGGGTTTAGTTACTATAGAAGTAAGCGAAAAAAATCAGACTCATAA
- a CDS encoding WbqC family protein has translation MSLFLPTYFSPISQYKAMVNSEQVVFEIEDNFQKQTYRNRCYIYGANGKQLLNIPVNHPASTDRKKTKDCLVENSSQWQSQHLKSLQVAYRNSPFFEFYIDDLLPIFTKKYHFLLDVNIDSYTAIMEALQLPTLYSKTTEYQLESETDYRALANAKQTESSPFEPYIQMFDDKHGFIPDLSILDLLFMEGPNASSYLEKKE, from the coding sequence ATGTCTTTATTTTTGCCTACTTATTTCTCACCCATTTCTCAATACAAAGCAATGGTAAATTCTGAGCAGGTTGTTTTTGAAATAGAAGACAATTTCCAAAAGCAAACCTACAGAAACCGTTGTTATATTTATGGAGCTAACGGCAAACAATTATTAAACATCCCGGTTAATCATCCAGCAAGTACTGATCGAAAAAAAACCAAGGACTGTCTAGTTGAAAATAGCAGTCAATGGCAAAGCCAACATTTAAAATCATTGCAGGTTGCCTATAGAAATTCACCTTTTTTTGAATTTTACATCGATGATCTCTTACCAATTTTCACAAAAAAATACCACTTCCTCCTAGATGTAAACATCGACAGCTACACAGCTATTATGGAAGCCTTGCAACTCCCTACTCTGTATAGCAAAACAACAGAATATCAACTTGAATCAGAAACTGACTATAGAGCATTGGCAAATGCCAAACAAACAGAGTCCTCTCCTTTTGAACCCTATATACAGATGTTTGATGATAAGCACGGTTTTATCCCAGACCTTTCTATTTTAGATTTACTTTTTATGGAAGGCCCAAACGCTAGTAGCTATTTAGAAAAAAAAGAGTAA
- a CDS encoding Crp/Fnr family transcriptional regulator — MDLILTFIDQLNPEISEKSKILFKNLLYKEQLKKGDVLVGLGEAQTKFYILTSGVVRSFTRDEKGKDHIRTLYFHYTTTGSLRSLITKNPSGEIYDCITDCDLIVGDFNAFIKLTEEHHDLAILYYRLLQNIYLRADKRIYELSVLNATQRYIQLKEDIPNIDNLIQQYHIASFLNITPVQLSRIRKELYSK, encoded by the coding sequence ATGGATTTAATTTTAACATTTATCGATCAATTAAACCCGGAAATTTCGGAAAAATCGAAAATATTATTTAAAAATCTATTATATAAAGAACAATTAAAAAAAGGGGACGTATTGGTTGGATTAGGTGAAGCACAGACCAAGTTCTATATTTTAACTTCGGGGGTGGTTAGGAGTTTTACCCGAGATGAAAAAGGCAAAGATCACATTAGAACTCTCTATTTTCATTACACCACAACAGGCTCTTTAAGGTCTTTAATCACAAAAAATCCTTCTGGTGAAATTTACGACTGTATAACCGACTGTGATTTGATCGTTGGCGATTTTAACGCTTTTATAAAACTAACAGAAGAGCATCATGATTTGGCGATACTATATTATCGTTTACTACAAAACATCTACCTTAGAGCAGACAAAAGAATTTATGAGCTCTCCGTACTAAATGCAACTCAAAGATACATTCAACTAAAAGAAGATATTCCTAACATAGACAATCTCATCCAACAATATCATATTGCTTCTTTCTTAAACATAACACCTGTTCAGCTGAGTAGAATTAGAAAAGAACTCTATTCTAAGTAA
- a CDS encoding DUF6122 family protein gives MTLKFCLHYGFHFVFPAIVALLLFKKDWKKVYLIFLATMLIDLDHLLATPIFQENRCSINFHPLHSYIAIGIYIAGLFFKKTRIIALGLLLHILADSIDCLL, from the coding sequence ATGACCCTAAAGTTTTGTCTTCACTACGGTTTTCATTTTGTATTTCCTGCAATCGTTGCCCTACTTTTATTTAAAAAAGATTGGAAAAAAGTATACCTAATCTTCTTAGCTACAATGCTTATAGATCTTGATCATTTATTGGCTACACCTATTTTCCAAGAAAACAGGTGTAGTATAAATTTTCATCCACTCCACTCATATATAGCCATCGGAATATACATAGCCGGTTTATTCTTTAAAAAGACGAGAATTATTGCTTTGGGACTACTATTGCATATACTTGCAGACAGCATAGATTGTTTGCTATAA
- a CDS encoding lipopolysaccharide biosynthesis protein, producing the protein MGIVLKQSFKNTVITFAAFGIGGINALFLYTNFLEETYYGLVTYLLSTANLLMPLTAFGVQYAIVKFYSSYSVKEEKDKFLSFSLILPLFIALPFGFIGAYFYELIGTYLSKENSIIKEYTFVIYLVAIATAYFEIFYAWSRVQLQSVFGNLMREMFTRIIVMILLVLVALKLIDQEGFIYFLTVAYFLRTLIMMIYAFVLYLPKFSFGLPANYKEVLKYSFYIILAGSAGAILLDIDKFMIPQKEEIQLAAFYAVGVYIASVIEAPGRAMSQIVQPLTSKALNEHDYPAVSKLYKSTSINLLLICGLFFLLINLNLGQLYLLIKPEYSKGVYVVLLISFAKLYTMSLGNNGAIISNSKHYKILLPYSVGMALSVVLLNYWLIDLLGMNGAALSTLCVIVFFNSLKLWYVKHKFQMSPFSLKTLYLVLIIGATYGLFFFWDFTFHPIINIVLKSTLIAFVYLLIVKKGNISADINGLFSKYL; encoded by the coding sequence TTGGGAATTGTACTAAAACAATCTTTTAAAAATACGGTAATCACCTTTGCAGCTTTTGGTATTGGTGGTATAAACGCCTTGTTTTTATATACTAACTTTTTGGAGGAAACCTATTATGGTTTGGTCACTTATCTTTTGTCTACTGCAAATCTTTTAATGCCTTTAACTGCCTTTGGGGTTCAGTATGCCATCGTAAAGTTTTACTCATCGTATTCTGTTAAAGAAGAAAAGGATAAGTTTCTTAGCTTTTCATTGATTTTACCCTTGTTTATAGCCTTGCCTTTTGGGTTTATTGGGGCTTATTTTTATGAGCTAATTGGTACTTATTTATCTAAAGAAAACTCAATTATTAAAGAATATACTTTTGTTATTTATTTGGTGGCTATTGCGACCGCTTATTTTGAAATATTTTACGCTTGGTCACGGGTACAACTACAATCTGTTTTTGGCAATTTGATGCGTGAGATGTTTACTAGAATCATCGTAATGATTTTGTTAGTTCTTGTTGCACTCAAATTAATTGATCAAGAGGGGTTTATTTATTTCTTAACGGTTGCCTATTTTTTGAGAACGCTAATCATGATGATTTATGCATTTGTCTTGTACCTACCTAAGTTTAGTTTTGGTTTACCAGCCAATTATAAGGAAGTGTTAAAATACAGTTTTTATATTATTTTGGCAGGCTCTGCTGGTGCTATTTTACTAGACATTGATAAGTTTATGATTCCTCAAAAAGAGGAGATTCAGTTGGCGGCATTTTATGCTGTAGGAGTCTATATCGCTTCTGTAATTGAGGCTCCAGGGAGAGCGATGTCTCAAATTGTTCAGCCCTTAACTTCAAAAGCACTTAATGAGCACGATTATCCAGCTGTTTCTAAATTGTACAAGAGCACTTCTATTAATTTGTTGCTTATCTGTGGCCTGTTTTTTTTGTTGATTAACTTAAATTTAGGCCAACTATATTTGTTGATAAAGCCCGAGTACTCTAAAGGAGTTTATGTGGTGCTATTGATTTCTTTTGCCAAATTGTACACCATGTCTCTTGGTAATAACGGTGCTATTATATCTAACTCTAAACATTATAAAATTTTACTGCCTTATTCAGTAGGGATGGCTTTAAGTGTGGTCTTGTTAAATTATTGGTTAATAGATTTACTGGGCATGAACGGAGCGGCCTTGTCTACATTATGTGTTATTGTGTTTTTTAATAGCCTAAAGCTATGGTATGTTAAACACAAGTTTCAGATGAGTCCTTTTAGCTTAAAAACATTGTACTTGGTGTTAATAATTGGCGCAACTTACGGGCTGTTCTTTTTTTGGGATTTTACATTTCATCCAATTATTAATATCGTATTAAAAAGTACTCTAATCGCATTTGTCTATTTGCTAATTGTTAAAAAAGGAAATATCTCTGCAGATATCAACGGTCTTTTTAGTAAGTATTTATAG
- the wecB gene encoding non-hydrolyzing UDP-N-acetylglucosamine 2-epimerase, with protein sequence MKKIVTILGARPQFVKAAVLSRVIKEHKQIEEVIVHTGQHFDNNMSAVFFTEMNIPEPAYNLKIHSLTHGAMTGQMLEKIEEVLLKEKPEAVVVYGDTNSTLAGALAAKKLHIKIVHIEAGLRSFNMSMPEEVNRILTDRMANLLCCPTENAMQNLKDEGYDTLPIQLVNCGDIMKDAVAYYSKFSAKKSTLISKLRLQDKKFIVATLHRQENTDDVQKLQQIISGLEALHTTHEVILPLHPRTKKILEKHQIVPKLTCIEPLGYFDMLELLKHCLLVVTDSGGLQKEAFFNQKNCIIIREETEWLELVNNGFATIVGADSKKMQTAYQEFQTKKSDFSVPLYGDQVGEKIHQSIINLMNN encoded by the coding sequence ATGAAGAAAATAGTGACCATTTTAGGAGCCAGACCACAGTTTGTAAAAGCAGCTGTTTTAAGTAGGGTAATTAAAGAACACAAACAGATTGAAGAAGTAATTGTGCATACGGGTCAACATTTTGACAACAATATGAGTGCTGTTTTCTTTACCGAAATGAACATTCCAGAGCCCGCATATAATTTAAAGATTCACAGTCTAACTCACGGAGCAATGACGGGTCAGATGTTAGAGAAAATTGAAGAGGTTTTACTAAAAGAAAAGCCCGAAGCTGTGGTGGTTTATGGAGATACCAACTCTACATTAGCGGGTGCTTTAGCAGCTAAAAAGCTTCATATAAAAATAGTTCATATAGAGGCTGGCTTGCGATCTTTTAACATGAGTATGCCAGAAGAAGTGAATCGGATTTTAACAGACCGTATGGCTAATTTACTATGCTGTCCTACAGAGAATGCCATGCAAAACCTTAAAGACGAAGGCTATGATACATTGCCGATACAGTTGGTGAATTGCGGAGATATTATGAAGGATGCTGTGGCTTATTACAGTAAGTTTTCTGCAAAAAAATCGACACTAATATCTAAGCTTAGGTTGCAGGATAAAAAATTTATAGTAGCTACGCTTCACAGGCAAGAAAATACAGATGATGTACAAAAATTACAACAAATAATAAGTGGTTTGGAGGCTTTGCATACAACTCATGAAGTGATTTTGCCTTTGCACCCAAGAACCAAAAAGATTTTAGAAAAGCATCAAATTGTACCTAAGCTTACCTGTATAGAGCCCCTTGGGTATTTTGATATGTTAGAGCTGCTAAAGCATTGTCTTTTGGTGGTTACTGATAGTGGTGGTTTGCAAAAAGAAGCTTTTTTTAATCAAAAAAACTGTATTATTATTAGAGAAGAAACAGAATGGTTAGAGCTGGTTAACAATGGCTTTGCTACTATTGTAGGAGCAGATTCAAAAAAGATGCAAACAGCGTATCAGGAATTTCAAACAAAAAAATCTGATTTTTCAGTTCCTCTTTATGGAGATCAAGTAGGGGAGAAGATTCATCAATCTATCATTAATTTAATGAACAACTAA
- a CDS encoding glycosyltransferase family 4 protein, whose product MKVLIITYYWPPAGGPGVQRWLKFVKYLQQFGLEPVVYTVENPRYPITDSSLENEIPKGVEVLRLPIREPNNLFVFFTKKKSSQSAGFLNPNPGLFGRFTQYIRANFFIPDARKFWIKPSVRYLKKYLESHPVDMIITTGPPHSVHLIGLALKEDLGVPWISDFRDPWTAIDYFDQLPLTKKSLAKHHTLEKKVLKKSDAVLVVGETMKKNFDPYAKQVYVLTNGYDTSQDEKKGAQFLDSRFSITHVGAMNADRNPIILWEVLAAICKENSDFKSDLEIKLIGHIAPQVLNSITGSGLENVERLGYLKHAEIKSYQEQSQVLLLAVNQVASAKGIVTGKIFEYLQAKRPILAIGPTDGDLATILQETSSGEIVDFNDAVKLKEVVLDLYRNFKEGNTVFTVQNIEQFHRKNLTEELSKIIKNTLENHSL is encoded by the coding sequence GTGAAAGTACTAATCATTACATATTATTGGCCGCCCGCAGGAGGCCCCGGAGTTCAACGATGGCTAAAATTTGTGAAATATTTACAGCAGTTTGGGTTAGAGCCTGTTGTTTACACCGTTGAGAATCCTAGATATCCAATTACAGATTCATCATTAGAGAATGAAATCCCAAAAGGAGTTGAGGTTTTGCGCTTGCCCATTAGAGAGCCCAACAACTTATTTGTTTTTTTTACTAAAAAGAAAAGCAGTCAGAGTGCTGGTTTTTTAAACCCCAATCCAGGTTTGTTTGGACGTTTTACTCAATATATTAGAGCTAATTTTTTTATACCTGATGCACGTAAATTTTGGATTAAACCCTCTGTTAGGTATCTAAAGAAGTATTTAGAAAGTCATCCAGTAGATATGATTATCACTACTGGACCGCCACACAGTGTGCATCTTATCGGTCTTGCCTTAAAAGAAGACCTAGGAGTTCCTTGGATATCAGATTTTAGAGACCCATGGACTGCGATAGATTATTTTGATCAATTGCCTTTGACTAAAAAATCACTAGCAAAGCACCACACACTAGAAAAAAAGGTGCTGAAAAAATCAGATGCTGTTTTGGTCGTAGGTGAGACCATGAAGAAGAATTTCGACCCCTATGCTAAACAAGTGTATGTGTTGACCAATGGCTATGATACATCGCAAGATGAAAAAAAAGGAGCTCAATTTTTAGATTCCCGTTTTTCAATTACGCATGTCGGTGCTATGAATGCTGATAGAAATCCAATTATTTTATGGGAGGTGTTGGCTGCTATTTGTAAAGAAAATTCAGATTTTAAATCTGATCTTGAGATAAAATTAATAGGGCATATTGCACCTCAGGTACTAAATAGTATAACAGGTAGTGGGCTTGAAAATGTTGAGAGATTGGGTTACTTAAAGCATGCCGAGATTAAATCCTATCAAGAGCAATCACAGGTATTGCTTTTGGCTGTTAATCAAGTGGCAAGTGCCAAAGGTATCGTTACCGGCAAAATCTTTGAATACTTACAAGCAAAGAGACCTATTTTGGCAATTGGCCCCACAGATGGTGATTTGGCAACAATTTTACAAGAAACAAGCTCTGGTGAAATAGTTGATTTTAATGATGCGGTTAAATTAAAAGAAGTAGTCTTAGATTTATATCGTAATTTTAAGGAAGGAAACACAGTTTTTACTGTTCAAAATATTGAGCAGTTCCATAGAAAAAACTTGACAGAAGAACTGTCTAAAATTATTAAGAACACCCTTGAGAACCATTCTTTATGA